From Amycolatopsis cihanbeyliensis, a single genomic window includes:
- a CDS encoding Gfo/Idh/MocA family protein: protein MRLGLAGTGRIGARHAEILHRIDEVDSLVLADADVARARGVAAGLDAEFTEDTEELFGRGIDGLVVAAATDAHPKLILRAVEAGIPVFCEKPVAKDVAGTIEVLDRIRGTGVEVQVGFQRRFDAGYAAAREAVGSGAVGRVHTLRATTLDPAPPPAEYIPRSGGLFRDCGVHDYDIIRWVTGREIVEAYALGTNRGAEFFAEAGDVDTGAAVLTLDDDTLALTSAGRYNGAGYDVRLEVLGSRGSIAAGLDDRLPMRSAEPGVSWPPGPAHPGFLERFHPAYVRELETFVDVVAGRAASPCTVSDALEAFYVAEACELSRHQRRPVRLAELR from the coding sequence ATGAGGCTGGGACTCGCCGGCACCGGGAGGATCGGTGCCCGCCATGCCGAGATACTGCACCGGATCGACGAGGTGGACTCGCTGGTGCTCGCCGACGCCGACGTGGCACGGGCACGCGGCGTCGCCGCGGGGCTGGACGCGGAGTTCACCGAGGACACCGAGGAGCTGTTCGGCCGCGGTATCGACGGCCTGGTCGTGGCCGCGGCGACCGATGCCCACCCGAAGCTGATCCTGCGGGCGGTGGAGGCGGGCATCCCGGTGTTCTGCGAGAAGCCGGTGGCCAAGGACGTGGCGGGAACCATCGAGGTGCTGGACCGGATCAGGGGAACCGGCGTCGAGGTGCAGGTCGGCTTCCAGCGCCGGTTCGACGCGGGCTACGCCGCCGCCCGCGAGGCGGTGGGCAGCGGCGCGGTCGGCCGGGTACACACACTCCGCGCCACCACCCTGGACCCCGCCCCGCCGCCCGCGGAGTACATCCCGCGGTCCGGCGGCCTGTTCCGGGACTGCGGGGTGCACGACTACGACATCATCCGCTGGGTGACCGGCAGGGAGATCGTCGAGGCTTATGCCCTCGGCACCAACCGCGGCGCGGAGTTCTTCGCCGAGGCGGGCGACGTGGACACCGGCGCGGCCGTGCTCACCCTGGACGACGACACCCTCGCGCTCACCTCGGCCGGCCGTTACAACGGGGCGGGCTACGACGTACGGCTGGAGGTACTCGGCTCGCGTGGCAGCATCGCGGCCGGGTTGGACGACAGGCTGCCGATGCGTTCGGCCGAGCCGGGCGTCTCCTGGCCGCCCGGTCCGGCCCACCCCGGCTTCCTGGAACGGTTCCACCCGGCCTACGTCCGTGAGCTGGAAACCTTCGTGGACGTGGTGGCCGGTCGGGCGGCCAGCCCGTGCACGGTGTCCGACGCGCTGGAGGCCTTCTACGTGGCGGAGGCCTGCGAACTCTCCCGTCACCAGCGCCGCCCGGTCCGGCTGGCGGAGCTACGCTGA
- a CDS encoding ABC transporter permease, translated as MSTPAPPLTPAEPDERIAKPRLADRLIVRPEIGALLGAAVVFLFFSVSTEQFLTGDGVATWLDDASTLGIMAVGVAMLMIGGEFDLSTGVMTASTALVTATLATQAGWNVWLALLASLAFAMLVGAFNGWLVMRTGLHSFIITLGTFLALQGLNLGVTNLVTGTVQVSGMRSTDGYESAGFVFASTMNIGGTEFQVSILWWICFAAAAALLLVRTRFGNWIFAVGGSPVSARAVGVPVIRTKISLFMLTAFAGWLVGSINVLRFASVQANQGIGLELQFIVAAVVGGCLLTGGFGSAIGAAIGALIFGMARQGIVFARWDSDWFMLFLGALLLAAVLVNNTLRRRAERVRR; from the coding sequence ATGAGCACACCGGCTCCCCCGCTGACCCCCGCCGAGCCCGACGAGCGGATCGCCAAGCCCCGGCTGGCCGACCGGCTCATCGTGCGCCCGGAGATCGGCGCGCTGCTCGGCGCCGCGGTGGTCTTCCTGTTCTTCTCGGTGAGCACGGAGCAGTTCCTCACCGGGGACGGCGTGGCCACCTGGCTGGACGACGCCTCCACCCTCGGCATCATGGCCGTCGGGGTGGCGATGCTGATGATCGGCGGGGAGTTCGACCTCTCCACCGGTGTGATGACCGCGTCCACGGCCCTGGTGACCGCGACTCTGGCCACCCAGGCCGGCTGGAACGTCTGGCTGGCACTGCTGGCCTCGCTGGCCTTCGCCATGCTGGTCGGCGCGTTCAACGGCTGGCTGGTGATGCGTACCGGCCTGCACAGCTTCATCATCACCCTGGGTACCTTCCTCGCTCTGCAGGGGCTGAACCTCGGGGTGACCAACCTGGTCACCGGCACCGTGCAGGTGTCCGGGATGCGCAGCACCGATGGCTACGAGTCGGCCGGCTTCGTGTTCGCCTCCACGATGAACATCGGTGGCACCGAGTTCCAGGTCTCCATCCTGTGGTGGATCTGCTTCGCCGCCGCGGCCGCGCTGCTGTTGGTGCGGACCAGGTTCGGCAACTGGATCTTCGCGGTCGGCGGTTCCCCGGTCAGCGCGCGGGCGGTCGGCGTTCCGGTGATCCGCACCAAGATCTCGCTGTTCATGCTGACCGCTTTCGCGGGCTGGCTGGTCGGTTCGATCAACGTGCTGCGCTTCGCGAGCGTGCAGGCCAACCAGGGGATCGGGCTGGAGTTGCAGTTCATCGTGGCGGCCGTGGTCGGTGGCTGCCTGCTGACCGGCGGGTTCGGCTCGGCGATCGGTGCCGCGATCGGCGCGCTGATCTTCGGGATGGCCAGGCAGGGAATCGTGTTCGCCCGCTGGGACAGCGACTGGTTCATGCTGTTCCTCGGCGCGCTGCTGCTGGCCGCCGTGCTGGTGAACAACACGCTGCGCCGTCGAGCGGAAAGGGTGCGCCGATGA
- a CDS encoding Cgl0159 family (beta/alpha)8-fold protein, giving the protein MITDKRWRELLATRATDPDAVARAYAARRRRGEPLGENGTLFLVAADHPARGALGVGGDPLAMADRRGLLERLLVALANPAVDGLLATPDVVEELLLLDALHGKVVIGSMNRGGLAGADWEIDDRFTAYTPEAIAERGLDGGKMLLRLVDSDPGTVPTLRSCADAVSGLAGHGLLAMVEPLPYRREPGGRLRLAGDPGSLARAVTVASGLGITSAHTWLKLPAPDDDAPLDATTLPVVVLGGVPATDPARDLASWGRTLRHPAVRGLVVGRALLYPPDGDVGAAVEAAAKVLVAAREESA; this is encoded by the coding sequence ATGATCACGGACAAGCGCTGGCGCGAGTTGCTGGCCACCAGGGCCACCGATCCGGACGCGGTGGCGCGGGCGTACGCCGCGCGGCGTCGCAGGGGGGAGCCGCTGGGCGAGAACGGAACCCTGTTCCTGGTCGCGGCCGATCACCCGGCACGGGGTGCGCTGGGCGTGGGCGGGGACCCGCTGGCCATGGCCGACCGCAGGGGCCTGCTGGAGCGCCTGCTGGTGGCGCTGGCCAATCCCGCGGTGGACGGGTTGCTGGCCACCCCGGACGTGGTCGAGGAGTTGCTGCTGCTCGATGCCTTGCACGGCAAGGTGGTCATCGGGTCGATGAACCGCGGCGGGCTCGCCGGCGCGGACTGGGAGATCGACGACCGGTTCACCGCCTACACCCCGGAGGCCATCGCCGAACGGGGGCTGGACGGCGGGAAGATGCTGTTGCGCCTGGTCGACTCCGATCCCGGGACGGTGCCCACCCTGCGGTCCTGCGCGGACGCGGTGTCCGGGCTCGCCGGGCACGGGCTGCTGGCGATGGTCGAGCCACTGCCGTACCGGCGGGAACCGGGCGGGCGGCTGCGGCTGGCCGGGGACCCCGGCTCGCTGGCCCGCGCGGTGACCGTGGCTTCCGGGCTGGGGATCACCTCGGCGCACACCTGGCTGAAACTGCCCGCACCGGACGACGACGCCCCGCTGGACGCCACCACCCTGCCGGTGGTGGTGCTCGGCGGGGTACCGGCCACCGATCCGGCACGGGACCTGGCGTCCTGGGGCCGCACCCTGCGCCACCCGGCGGTGCGCGGGCTGGTGGTCGGCCGCGCGCTACTCTACCCGCCGGACGGCGACGTGGGGGCCGCGGTGGAGGCCGCGGCCAAGGTGCTCGTCGCGGCACGAGAGGAGTCGGCATGA
- a CDS encoding DUF4360 domain-containing protein: MLTLIAAAGLALSMATAPATAPASSDPPNDRIVVDVETVNGSGCSPGTAAVAVSSDNTAFTVTYSDYLAQIGPGAAPIDFRKNCQLNLVVHVPHGFTYAIAQADYRGFAHLAKGARGYQQAGYYIQGTSPTSRIGHNFDGPHSDNWQTTDRKEVHELVFAPCGEERSLNINTELRVYEGSSDADKNTSFMTMDSTDGSVNTEYHFAWKKCKT; encoded by the coding sequence ATGCTTACTTTGATCGCTGCTGCCGGTCTTGCCCTCTCCATGGCAACCGCCCCAGCAACCGCCCCTGCCTCCTCCGACCCCCCGAACGACCGAATCGTCGTCGACGTCGAAACCGTGAACGGCTCCGGCTGCTCCCCCGGAACCGCCGCGGTCGCGGTGTCCTCCGACAACACGGCGTTCACGGTGACCTACAGCGACTACCTCGCCCAGATCGGTCCCGGTGCCGCACCGATCGACTTCCGAAAGAACTGCCAGCTCAACCTGGTCGTGCATGTCCCGCACGGGTTCACCTACGCCATCGCTCAGGCCGACTACCGCGGCTTCGCGCACCTGGCGAAGGGTGCGCGCGGCTACCAGCAGGCCGGCTACTACATCCAGGGAACCTCGCCGACGAGCCGGATCGGACACAACTTCGACGGCCCACACAGCGACAACTGGCAGACGACCGACCGCAAGGAAGTCCACGAGTTGGTCTTCGCGCCCTGCGGCGAGGAACGAAGCCTGAACATCAACACCGAACTGCGGGTCTACGAGGGCTCCTCGGACGCCGACAAGAACACCAGCTTCATGACCATGGACTCCACCGACGGCAGCGTGAACACCGAGTACCACTTCGCCTGGAAGAAGTGCAAGACCTGA
- a CDS encoding LacI family DNA-binding transcriptional regulator: MARPTMEDVAERAGVSRALVSLVMRNSPKVSEWRRVAVLRAAEELGYAPHVMARSLASRTATVLGVMVSDLRNTFFAEVVEGLDGAAQAAGFDLILNTGGRSPSRERAALRSLLSFRPAGVVLLSPVLPAAAIEEAAAQCPVVLVSRSSRLATVDTVNDDGEAGAALAVDHLVELGHRNIAHLDGGGAATSAARRKGYRAAMNRHGLRPWVVRSEHTDIAGEKAVQELLTTSTLPTALLAGNDFNAVGAISALEETGLRVPADVSVVGYDNTSLAALKHVSLTTVDQPRTEMGRLAMEALLERVRGGRSEPVRHLLHPSLVVRATTGSPRPDSQGAGG, translated from the coding sequence TTGGCCCGGCCGACCATGGAGGATGTCGCCGAGCGTGCGGGGGTTTCCCGCGCGCTGGTCTCCCTTGTCATGCGCAACTCGCCGAAGGTCAGCGAGTGGCGCAGGGTCGCGGTGCTGCGCGCGGCCGAGGAGTTGGGCTACGCGCCGCACGTGATGGCGAGGTCGCTGGCCAGTCGTACCGCCACCGTGCTCGGCGTGATGGTGTCGGATCTGCGCAACACCTTCTTCGCCGAGGTGGTCGAGGGGCTGGACGGTGCCGCGCAGGCGGCGGGGTTCGACCTGATCCTGAACACCGGTGGCCGTAGCCCGAGCAGGGAGCGGGCGGCGCTGCGCAGCCTGCTGTCCTTCCGGCCTGCGGGGGTCGTGCTGCTGTCCCCTGTGCTGCCCGCCGCGGCGATCGAAGAGGCCGCCGCGCAGTGCCCGGTGGTGCTGGTCTCGCGTTCCTCCCGGCTGGCCACTGTGGACACGGTGAACGACGACGGTGAGGCGGGTGCCGCGCTCGCGGTCGACCACCTGGTGGAGCTCGGGCACCGGAACATCGCGCATCTCGACGGGGGCGGGGCGGCCACCTCCGCGGCAAGGCGGAAGGGCTACCGGGCCGCGATGAACCGGCACGGCCTGCGGCCGTGGGTGGTACGCAGCGAGCACACCGACATCGCGGGGGAGAAGGCCGTGCAGGAACTGCTGACCACCTCGACGCTGCCCACCGCGCTGCTGGCGGGCAACGACTTCAACGCCGTCGGCGCGATCTCCGCGCTGGAGGAGACCGGTCTGCGGGTGCCGGCGGACGTGTCCGTGGTCGGCTACGACAACACCTCCCTTGCCGCGCTGAAGCACGTCTCGCTCACCACGGTCGACCAGCCGCGTACGGAGATGGGGCGGCTGGCGATGGAGGCGTTGCTGGAACGGGTTCGTGGCGGTCGCAGCGAACCGGTACGCCACCTGCTGCACCCCTCGCTCGTGGTACGGGCGACCACCGGTTCACCGCGCCCCGACTCGCAAGGAGCAGGGGGATGA
- a CDS encoding DUF4360 domain-containing protein: MITTLAAAAALALSAVTAPADFTTQGPHFPNPPTDEIVIDVVTVNGSGCPPGSAAIAVSSDNKAFTVTYSEYLAQVGVGAKPTDFRKNCQLNLVVHVPQGFTYAIAQADYRGFAHLEEGATGLEKASYYFQGMSPTMPISHTLEGPHSDNWQNTDEVDIAQLVYAPCGEERNFNINTELRVSAGSSDTQNTTSLMTMDSTDADISTTYHFAWKECPED, encoded by the coding sequence ATGATAACCACATTGGCGGCGGCCGCTGCCCTGGCACTGTCGGCGGTGACCGCGCCGGCCGACTTCACCACCCAAGGACCGCACTTCCCGAACCCACCGACCGACGAGATCGTCATCGACGTCGTCACCGTCAACGGGTCCGGCTGCCCACCGGGCTCCGCGGCGATCGCGGTCTCCTCGGACAACAAGGCGTTCACGGTGACCTACAGCGAGTACCTCGCCCAGGTCGGTGTCGGCGCCAAGCCGACCGACTTCCGAAAGAACTGCCAGCTCAACCTGGTCGTGCATGTCCCGCAGGGGTTCACCTACGCGATCGCGCAGGCCGACTACCGCGGCTTCGCGCACCTGGAGGAGGGCGCCACCGGCCTGGAGAAGGCGAGCTACTACTTCCAGGGTATGTCGCCGACCATGCCGATCAGCCACACGCTCGAGGGCCCGCACAGCGACAACTGGCAGAACACCGACGAGGTGGACATCGCCCAGCTGGTCTACGCGCCGTGCGGCGAGGAACGCAACTTCAACATCAACACCGAACTGCGGGTCAGTGCCGGCAGCTCGGACACGCAGAACACGACGAGTCTGATGACCATGGACTCCACCGATGCCGACATCAGCACCACCTACCACTTCGCCTGGAAGGAGTGCCCGGAGGACTGA
- a CDS encoding ATP-binding cassette domain-containing protein, protein MNAPLIEVTDVGKTYGSVIALRDVSTVVNSGEVTCVLGDNGAGKSTLIKILAGVHRHDAGEFRVDGDPVRFDSPRDALDRGIATVYQDLAVVPLMSVWRNFFLGSEPTIGFGPLRLLDRKRGKEITRNALARMGIDLRDVEQPVGTLSGGERQCVAIARAVHFGAKVLILDEPTAALGVKQAGVVLKYVAQARDRGLGVVLITHNPHHAYPVGDRFLLLKRGAPLGSYEKSEIDLAELTRQMAGGTELEALEHELRTAET, encoded by the coding sequence ATGAATGCCCCACTGATCGAGGTCACCGATGTCGGCAAGACCTACGGCAGCGTGATCGCGCTACGCGATGTGTCCACTGTGGTCAACTCGGGTGAGGTCACCTGCGTGCTCGGCGACAACGGTGCCGGTAAGTCCACATTGATCAAGATACTGGCCGGGGTGCACCGGCACGACGCCGGCGAGTTCCGGGTGGACGGCGACCCGGTCCGGTTCGACTCGCCGCGCGACGCGCTGGATCGGGGCATCGCCACGGTGTACCAGGATCTCGCGGTGGTACCGCTGATGAGCGTGTGGCGCAACTTCTTCCTCGGCTCGGAGCCGACCATCGGTTTCGGCCCGCTACGGTTGCTCGATCGCAAGCGCGGCAAGGAGATCACCAGGAACGCGTTGGCCAGGATGGGCATCGACCTGCGTGATGTGGAGCAACCCGTCGGCACGCTCTCCGGCGGTGAGCGCCAGTGCGTGGCCATCGCCAGGGCTGTCCACTTCGGAGCCAAGGTGCTGATCCTGGACGAGCCGACCGCGGCGCTCGGGGTGAAGCAGGCCGGGGTGGTGCTCAAGTACGTGGCGCAGGCCCGGGATCGTGGCCTCGGGGTGGTGCTGATCACGCACAACCCGCACCACGCCTACCCGGTCGGCGATCGGTTCCTGCTGCTCAAGCGCGGTGCGCCGCTCGGGAGCTACGAGAAGTCCGAGATCGACCTCGCGGAGCTCACCCGGCAGATGGCCGGAGGAACCGAGTTGGAGGCGCTGGAACACGAGTTGCGAACGGCGGAGACCTGA
- a CDS encoding sugar ABC transporter substrate-binding protein, translating into MRSCRWRAAGLLATGALLLSACTGPKAAEPGAPDAGAAPVLDGPLRVAVISHGTAGDAFWNVVKNGAEEAGRQLDVQVEYQSDGDPGRQAKLIDNAVAQRVGGLVVSMANPQALRPSVENAVRAGIPVITINSGEQQSAEYGALTHVGQNESLAGERAGERLAELGKTKLLCVIHEAGNVGQAQRCSGAEKGFAGSTSTLQVDINNPADVQARIRGAVQADGSIDAVLALNSQVAANAVGGIEQVGSPAEVATFDLNSDVVAAIRAGDVLFAVDQQQYEQGYLPVVFLKLYHDNANVVGGGKPVLTGPDLVEKGDIARIADYVERGTR; encoded by the coding sequence ATGAGGTCTTGTCGCTGGAGAGCTGCCGGGCTGCTGGCCACGGGGGCGCTGCTGCTCTCGGCCTGTACCGGGCCGAAGGCAGCGGAGCCCGGCGCCCCCGACGCGGGGGCCGCGCCGGTGCTGGACGGCCCGTTGCGGGTAGCCGTGATCTCGCATGGCACCGCGGGCGACGCGTTCTGGAACGTGGTGAAGAACGGTGCGGAGGAGGCAGGCAGGCAACTCGACGTGCAGGTCGAGTACCAGTCCGATGGGGACCCCGGTCGCCAGGCGAAGCTGATCGACAACGCGGTCGCGCAGCGCGTCGGTGGGCTGGTGGTCTCCATGGCCAACCCGCAGGCACTGCGACCGTCGGTGGAGAATGCCGTGCGTGCCGGAATCCCGGTGATCACGATCAACTCAGGAGAGCAGCAGAGCGCGGAGTACGGCGCGCTGACGCACGTGGGGCAGAACGAGAGCCTCGCGGGCGAGCGTGCGGGTGAGCGGCTCGCCGAACTCGGCAAGACCAAGCTGCTCTGCGTGATCCACGAAGCGGGCAACGTGGGGCAGGCCCAGCGGTGCTCCGGGGCGGAGAAGGGGTTCGCCGGTTCGACGTCCACCCTGCAGGTGGACATCAACAACCCGGCGGACGTCCAGGCCAGGATCAGGGGCGCGGTGCAGGCGGACGGCTCGATCGACGCGGTACTGGCGCTGAACTCGCAGGTGGCCGCGAACGCTGTCGGCGGGATCGAACAGGTCGGTTCGCCGGCGGAGGTCGCCACCTTCGACCTCAACTCCGACGTGGTCGCCGCGATCCGGGCCGGTGACGTGCTGTTCGCGGTGGACCAGCAGCAGTACGAGCAGGGGTACCTACCGGTCGTGTTCCTGAAGCTCTACCACGACAACGCGAACGTCGTCGGTGGCGGCAAGCCGGTACTCACCGGCCCCGACCTCGTCGAGAAGGGGGACATCGCCCGGATCGCCGACTACGTGGAACGAGGTACCCGATGA
- a CDS encoding TetR/AcrR family transcriptional regulator: MGRPARHTADDLLDAAIRLFATEGARGVTMSAVARAVGAPSGSVYHRFPDRPALLAGAWLRTVDRFQDGYLEVLAREPAEVAAVEAAAHVVRWCRKRPDEGKVLQAGRREFGPDRWSAEDHARAERAERRLESALRAAVRRLRPVTGAGTEEVMLVLVDLPHAVARRYLARGEPPPPRAVDLITRAARTLLASGRPHPTASA; the protein is encoded by the coding sequence ATGGGTAGACCCGCACGGCACACGGCCGACGACCTCCTGGATGCCGCGATCCGGCTGTTCGCGACCGAGGGCGCAAGGGGCGTCACCATGTCCGCCGTCGCGCGGGCGGTTGGCGCGCCGAGTGGCTCGGTGTATCACCGTTTCCCTGACCGGCCCGCCCTGCTCGCCGGTGCCTGGCTACGCACGGTCGACCGTTTCCAGGACGGCTACCTGGAGGTCCTGGCGCGGGAACCGGCCGAGGTCGCCGCGGTGGAGGCGGCGGCGCACGTCGTGCGCTGGTGCCGGAAGCGGCCGGACGAGGGGAAGGTGTTGCAGGCGGGCAGGCGGGAGTTCGGTCCGGACCGGTGGTCGGCGGAGGACCACGCGCGGGCCGAGCGGGCCGAACGACGCCTCGAATCGGCGCTGCGCGCGGCGGTGCGTCGCCTCCGGCCGGTCACCGGAGCCGGCACCGAGGAGGTCATGCTGGTCCTGGTGGACCTGCCCCATGCGGTGGCCCGGCGGTACCTGGCGCGGGGCGAGCCGCCACCACCCCGCGCCGTCGACCTAATCACCAGGGCCGCGCGCACCCTGCTGGCCTCCGGCCGACCCCACCCGACAGCCTCAGCGTAG
- a CDS encoding TIM barrel protein: MTTKSGIRIAAAPISWGVCEVPGWGRVLEPATVLGEMAELGVRATELGPPGYLPGEPGPLRALLAGHELALVGGFLAVPLHTDTDAALRAAGESAAQLAAAGGEVLVLAAATGLDGYDTRPALDSPQWRTLVRTAERIAAAAAEHGLRTVLHPHVGTQVESGEEIERFLADSAVPLCLDTGHLLVGGTDPVELAKRHPERIGHVHLKDVRGDLADEVRAGRIGYAAAVGEGLYAPLGEGDVDIESMVHFVRQAGYDGWYVLEQDTALGESSRDDQPREHTRRSLAWLSGIVEPYQGDRE; the protein is encoded by the coding sequence ATGACGACGAAGTCTGGAATCCGGATCGCCGCCGCACCGATCTCCTGGGGGGTGTGCGAGGTTCCCGGCTGGGGCCGGGTGCTCGAACCGGCGACCGTGCTCGGCGAGATGGCCGAGCTCGGCGTCCGCGCCACCGAACTCGGCCCACCGGGATATCTCCCCGGCGAGCCCGGCCCGCTGCGCGCGCTGCTGGCCGGGCACGAACTCGCCCTCGTCGGCGGCTTCCTCGCCGTACCGCTGCACACCGACACCGATGCCGCGTTGCGTGCCGCCGGCGAGTCCGCCGCCCAACTCGCCGCCGCCGGCGGCGAGGTACTGGTGCTGGCCGCCGCTACCGGGCTGGACGGCTACGACACCCGCCCCGCCCTGGATTCACCGCAGTGGCGGACTCTGGTGCGCACGGCGGAGCGGATCGCCGCCGCGGCGGCGGAACACGGGCTGCGTACCGTACTGCACCCGCACGTCGGTACGCAGGTGGAGTCCGGGGAGGAGATCGAACGGTTCCTCGCGGACTCCGCTGTCCCGCTCTGCCTGGACACCGGGCACCTGCTGGTCGGCGGCACCGATCCGGTCGAGTTGGCGAAACGGCACCCGGAGCGGATCGGGCACGTACACCTCAAGGATGTGCGCGGGGATCTCGCCGACGAGGTGCGCGCGGGCCGGATCGGCTACGCCGCCGCGGTGGGCGAAGGGTTGTACGCGCCGCTTGGGGAAGGAGACGTGGACATCGAGTCGATGGTCCACTTCGTCCGCCAGGCGGGCTACGACGGCTGGTACGTCCTCGAGCAGGACACCGCGCTCGGCGAGTCGAGCCGGGACGACCAGCCACGCGAGCACACCCGGCGCAGCCTCGCGTGGCTGTCCGGGATCGTCGAGCCTTACCAAGGAGACCGGGAATAG
- a CDS encoding SRPBCC family protein: MGVVNLHTRRLPGSQGEVGALIDGLAGEGDRLWPSEQWPAMRLDRPLGAGAAGGHGPIRYRVESYTPGVWVRFRFTAPRGFDGFHEFTLRRADPGRTELRHLMVVRLRGPARFTYPLVWGPLHDAVLEDALDRAELELTGRVPAPARWSRYVRLLRGVLSRRQRSRPR; this comes from the coding sequence ATGGGCGTGGTGAACCTGCACACCAGGCGGCTGCCGGGGAGTCAGGGCGAGGTGGGCGCGTTGATCGACGGCCTGGCGGGGGAGGGAGACCGGCTGTGGCCGTCCGAGCAGTGGCCCGCGATGCGGTTGGACCGTCCGCTCGGTGCCGGTGCCGCCGGCGGCCACGGTCCGATCCGCTACCGCGTCGAGTCGTACACGCCTGGCGTGTGGGTCCGGTTCCGGTTCACCGCGCCGCGTGGGTTCGACGGGTTCCACGAGTTCACGCTGCGCCGGGCCGACCCCGGCCGGACCGAGCTGCGGCACCTGATGGTGGTCCGGCTGCGCGGCCCGGCCCGGTTCACCTATCCACTCGTCTGGGGTCCGCTGCACGACGCGGTCCTCGAGGACGCACTCGACCGGGCGGAGCTGGAGCTGACCGGGCGGGTGCCGGCGCCCGCCCGGTGGAGCCGGTACGTGCGCCTGCTCCGCGGGGTGCTGTCCCGCCGCCAACGATCCCGGCCGCGGTAG
- the iolC gene encoding 5-dehydro-2-deoxygluconokinase, whose product MTGIDALTVGRVGVDLYPEQSGVPLAGVRSFAKSLGGTATNVAVAAARLGRRTGVLTKVGPDGFGDYVRQALEDFGVSPAHVGTAPGLLTPVVFCALDPPADPPLLFYRSPIAPDLTLAGSDVPWEVVERVPLLWVTGSGVSAQPARDTQREILRRRGRRRHTVLDLDYRPMFWPEENPVDAARAEIGWMLDHVTVAVGNRTEAEIAVGTGDPDEAARRILARGVRLAMIKKGADGVLVATETGSWTVPPRRVEVVCGLGAGDGFGGALVHGLLAGWDPVRIARYANAAGALVAARLACADAMPTAEEIEELLHA is encoded by the coding sequence ATGACCGGCATCGACGCGCTCACCGTGGGCAGGGTCGGGGTGGATCTCTACCCCGAGCAGAGCGGGGTACCGCTCGCCGGGGTGCGCAGCTTCGCCAAGTCGCTGGGCGGAACCGCGACCAATGTGGCGGTCGCGGCCGCCCGGCTGGGCAGGCGTACGGGGGTGCTGACCAAGGTCGGCCCGGATGGCTTCGGCGACTACGTGCGGCAGGCGCTCGAGGACTTCGGGGTGTCCCCCGCGCACGTCGGTACCGCGCCCGGGCTGCTGACTCCGGTGGTGTTCTGCGCGCTCGACCCGCCCGCCGACCCGCCGCTGCTGTTCTACCGCTCCCCCATCGCCCCGGACCTCACACTCGCCGGGTCCGACGTGCCGTGGGAGGTGGTCGAGCGGGTACCGCTGCTATGGGTCACCGGCTCCGGGGTGAGTGCCCAACCGGCAAGGGACACCCAGCGGGAGATCCTGCGACGCCGCGGGAGGCGGCGGCACACCGTGCTGGATCTGGACTACCGGCCGATGTTCTGGCCGGAGGAGAACCCGGTGGACGCGGCGCGCGCGGAGATCGGTTGGATGCTGGACCACGTCACGGTCGCGGTCGGCAACCGGACCGAGGCCGAGATCGCGGTCGGCACCGGCGACCCGGACGAGGCGGCGAGGCGGATACTCGCCAGGGGTGTCCGGCTGGCCATGATCAAGAAGGGCGCCGATGGCGTGCTGGTCGCCACCGAGACCGGTTCGTGGACCGTCCCGCCGCGAAGGGTCGAGGTCGTCTGCGGCCTCGGCGCCGGGGACGGCTTCGGCGGTGCGCTCGTGCACGGCCTGCTGGCCGGCTGGGACCCCGTGCGGATCGCCCGCTACGCCAACGCGGCCGGGGCGCTGGTGGCCGCGCGGCTGGCCTGCGCGGACGCCATGCCCACCGCCGAGGAGATCGAGGAGTTGCTGCACGCATGA